The Conexivisphaerales archaeon genome contains a region encoding:
- a CDS encoding MoaD/ThiS family protein, giving the protein MVKARKIKVKVLFWAQAREIAGTGEEYYQLGYNSKIEELIEEILKKHPGLGNMKTSVRVAINGEMSSGSPKLKDGDVIALLPPFAGG; this is encoded by the coding sequence TTGGTAAAAGCCAGGAAGATAAAGGTTAAAGTGCTATTCTGGGCACAGGCCAGGGAAATAGCGGGGACAGGTGAAGAGTATTACCAGCTGGGCTATAACAGCAAAATTGAGGAGCTGATAGAAGAGATACTTAAGAAGCATCCTGGCCTAGGCAATATGAAGACCTCTGTCAGAGTGGCAATAAACGGCGAAATGTCTTCAGGGTCTCCTAAACTTAAAGATGGAGACGTGATAGCTCTTCTTCCTCCCTTTGCAGGGGGATAA